In a single window of the Helicobacter felis ATCC 49179 genome:
- a CDS encoding putative beta-1,4-N-acetylgalactosaminyltransferase: MANFKQHIKSRLKWARDKLLSSVHNRLDRLEHTLQNMSDPQFGKISHPQKFLVFKRIENLSNENFIVANKKIAAGGGGESFSDKPTHHGYFEYDEKSKDPASPLNPWAFIRVRNEICTLEECLHSILPAIQRGVIGYNDCDDGSAEVILDFCQKFPSFVPISYPYKVAQLGRETPEHLHNTLYHYSNYVFSFIPRNQWVVKIDVDHIHDAKKLYKSFYTVRNTYETLAYSRVHFLVKDGRVFVWHVNVAGEDDFGFVENCAGHFLLYNRDCGFVKHPEQNWIEEMCYKRPVEFVGDPELMNWHFPYIKPRRASEAEKCKWVPLADFKEYHKKLLGNKIPYDMVDEERILEIYSKFKTPH; the protein is encoded by the coding sequence TTGGCAAATTTTAAACAACACATAAAGTCCAGACTAAAATGGGCAAGAGATAAATTGCTATCTAGTGTTCATAATAGGTTGGATCGCCTTGAGCACACCTTGCAGAATATGTCCGACCCACAATTTGGAAAGATTTCCCATCCTCAAAAATTCTTGGTATTTAAACGAATCGAAAATTTGAGCAATGAGAATTTTATCGTCGCCAACAAAAAGATCGCCGCAGGGGGGGGGGGGGAATCCTTTAGCGACAAACCAACTCACCACGGTTATTTCGAATATGATGAAAAAAGCAAAGACCCTGCAAGCCCTCTCAATCCATGGGCTTTTATTCGAGTGCGTAATGAGATTTGCACCTTGGAAGAATGTCTGCACTCAATACTCCCGGCGATTCAACGGGGAGTGATTGGTTATAACGACTGCGACGATGGAAGTGCAGAAGTGATTTTAGACTTTTGCCAAAAATTTCCCAGCTTTGTGCCCATTTCTTATCCCTACAAGGTAGCTCAACTTGGTCGGGAAACCCCTGAACACCTGCACAACACGCTCTATCACTATTCTAATTATGTTTTTTCCTTCATCCCAAGGAATCAATGGGTGGTAAAAATTGATGTGGATCACATCCACGATGCCAAGAAGCTTTACAAGAGTTTCTATACGGTGCGCAATACTTACGAAACCTTGGCTTACTCTAGGGTGCATTTCTTAGTAAAAGATGGACGAGTCTTTGTGTGGCATGTAAATGTTGCTGGCGAAGATGACTTTGGATTTGTAGAAAATTGCGCAGGGCATTTTTTACTCTACAATCGAGATTGTGGGTTTGTGAAACACCCGGAACAGAATTGGATAGAAGAAATGTGTTATAAGCGTCCCGTGGAATTTGTTGGTGATCCAGAGTTAATGAACTGGCATTTTCCCTATATCAAACCTCGAAGAGCCTCTGAAGCTGAAAAGTGCAAGTGGGTACCTTTAGCCGATTTTAAGGAGTATCATAAGAAGTTGTTAGGCAATAAGATTCCTTATGACATGGTGGATGAAGAGAGGATTCTAGAGATTTATTCTAAATTCAAAACCCCCCATTAA
- a CDS encoding phosphoethanolamine transferase yields the protein MVLDMRFFLMWLAPVFVVLFSANAESQYGRFVVGKVAFYSFFISFLIYWGLSFIKQRFVLQTTKNILLTVVLFFAFIDFFASYYFNMILTESLVNMIFSSHWVEVRAFFTLQVIPHTLLVLTTIAVCVAIASIRFQLVIQPKRIKVIFATLLLVHALHAFKGYYSSLKHMDHFYKFLCTQIIPSVKEIALIALNIREHSKIQAIYDKLKQPLPKDYIHVDSDTPPNVILVVGESESRSFMGVYDYSTPNTPFFSKLKQSQHLFLFTDVVSPFAYTLPVFQVLLNYSDVENSKTIPWYLTEGVGKIFKTAGYTTFWLDNQANPYLTDAFSLLSNSFDYKYWTNNDYENKDQILVDTYNNTVKSKLGTKNFILFHLVGNHFPYTNRFPHSFTKFTPKDVSYTELHVQNMTDKQTVADYVNSIYYTDHVLKEIFNLFKDKNAIILYLSDHGQDMFRSGHVFVHKCSNYGVEVPFAVYVTDKFKQSYPQKVKAIAQAVNKPFMIDV from the coding sequence ATGGTCCTGGATATGCGATTTTTCCTGATGTGGCTAGCTCCCGTTTTTGTGGTGCTTTTTAGTGCCAATGCCGAGTCTCAATACGGACGCTTTGTTGTGGGAAAGGTCGCTTTTTATAGTTTTTTTATTAGCTTTTTGATTTATTGGGGACTTTCTTTTATCAAACAACGCTTTGTATTGCAGACAACTAAAAACATCCTATTGACGGTAGTTCTCTTCTTCGCATTTATTGATTTTTTTGCATCTTATTATTTCAACATGATTTTAACAGAATCCTTGGTCAATATGATCTTTTCAAGCCACTGGGTGGAAGTTCGAGCTTTTTTTACACTGCAAGTCATCCCTCATACATTACTTGTTCTCACAACAATAGCGGTGTGTGTAGCGATTGCCTCGATACGCTTCCAATTGGTAATCCAACCCAAGAGAATCAAGGTGATTTTTGCAACACTATTGCTAGTTCACGCATTGCACGCTTTCAAAGGATACTATTCTTCGTTGAAACACATGGATCATTTTTACAAATTCTTATGCACACAGATAATTCCTTCTGTCAAAGAGATCGCTCTAATTGCTCTAAATATTAGAGAACATAGTAAAATCCAAGCAATATATGATAAGCTCAAGCAACCTTTACCTAAAGACTATATCCATGTTGATTCGGATACCCCACCTAATGTGATACTCGTCGTGGGTGAGAGCGAATCGCGTTCATTTATGGGAGTTTACGATTACAGCACTCCAAACACCCCATTTTTCAGCAAACTCAAGCAATCGCAACACTTGTTCTTATTTACGGATGTAGTGTCGCCATTTGCCTACACATTGCCTGTTTTTCAAGTTCTTTTGAACTACTCGGATGTAGAAAATAGCAAAACTATTCCTTGGTACCTCACAGAAGGTGTGGGTAAAATATTCAAAACTGCAGGCTATACTACTTTTTGGCTGGACAATCAAGCAAACCCCTACCTAACAGATGCCTTTTCACTCCTTTCTAACTCTTTTGACTACAAATATTGGACTAACAATGATTATGAAAATAAGGATCAAATACTCGTTGATACCTACAATAACACAGTCAAATCTAAATTAGGGACTAAAAATTTTATTCTATTCCATCTAGTGGGCAACCATTTTCCTTACACTAATCGTTTCCCTCATAGCTTTACAAAATTTACACCAAAAGATGTTTCTTACACCGAATTACATGTGCAAAACATGACCGACAAACAAACAGTCGCTGATTATGTCAACTCAATTTACTACACAGACCATGTTCTTAAAGAAATATTTAACTTGTTTAAAGATAAAAATGCAATCATCTTGTATCTTTCTGATCATGGGCAAGATATGTTTAGGAGTGGGCATGTTTTTGTCCACAAATGCTCCAATTATGGCGTTGAAGTTCCTTTTGCAGTCTATGTTACGGATAAATTTAAGCAAAGCTACCCACAGAAAGTCAAAGCCATTGCCCAAGCAGTGAACAAACCCTTCATGATCGACGTCTGA
- a CDS encoding AAA family ATPase — protein MCKDQQQAELVCSHDRPWHFEGTPLDLMFEENLFYLWSNRIGQQSQAKSQEEIKFGIDGEYAFAYYHDNKQTLNQDLHRDMQGILDIDLELFTEKVGDGVHVTFRKSGTANPFSPFNVGAGVSYVAKILIIALSLKENDIFLIENPEIHLHPKAIANLASFFAKLIACKKIQLIIETHSAYFLHKLRHEVYKKNLASDAVRFFYKDQPNKNFEVIDIGAGGRLVNPNKEPISFPTGFLDVGLDELLEIM, from the coding sequence TTGTGTAAAGACCAGCAACAAGCAGAATTGGTGTGTAGCCACGATCGGCCTTGGCATTTTGAAGGAACACCTTTGGATTTGATGTTTGAAGAAAATCTTTTCTATCTTTGGTCAAACAGAATAGGGCAACAATCCCAAGCGAAATCCCAAGAGGAAATAAAATTTGGCATAGATGGCGAATACGCTTTTGCCTATTACCATGACAATAAACAGACTCTCAATCAAGACCTACACCGCGATATGCAGGGGATTTTAGACATCGATCTAGAATTGTTTACAGAAAAGGTTGGGGATGGTGTCCATGTTACTTTTAGAAAGTCCGGGACAGCAAATCCTTTTTCACCTTTTAATGTGGGAGCAGGGGTGAGCTATGTGGCTAAGATTTTAATCATAGCTCTCTCGCTTAAGGAGAACGACATTTTTCTCATTGAAAATCCAGAAATCCATTTACACCCTAAAGCCATCGCTAATTTAGCCAGTTTTTTTGCCAAACTCATTGCGTGTAAAAAAATCCAATTAATTATTGAGACACATTCGGCTTATTTTTTACACAAACTCCGCCATGAGGTCTATAAGAAAAATCTAGCCAGTGATGCCGTGCGTTTTTTTTATAAAGATCAGCCCAATAAAAATTTTGAGGTCATTGATATTGGCGCAGGGGGGCGATTGGTCAATCCAAACAAGGAGCCCATTAGCTTCCCCACGGGTTTTTTAGATGTCGGATTGGACGAACTATTGGAGATCATGTGA
- a CDS encoding glycosyltransferase family 4 protein yields MRILFCTSQYYPLQSGRAIVAHNLSLALARAGHTVLVCTANVFDLQTLQWEGQKHAITSGNTAREVVEIAPNLFVIGFHIYVEGYLIKGEIAAYKDFVAHFECDLLLCSGVNEGIYGICWTCDLLYDLLPTLEVKKALKIHESPNIRQGHSWKSRIKEVLKIILSKFFNEDKKYFRWIEGMLRNHLKDFDCVFFLDEKTHNYHTLAPFCSRISILPHGVFEIYPPKTLHTPLKKTNDNDLETLMQGSYLLSVSNYHPAKNHDKILQAYYLSQVQIPLVFVGFCNYVHALGMLKTLKQDLDDKYGFKPVLFLHSLERSQILALFTHATLFLHAAPHPCYPMAILESMQYGLPFVCMDVGCVKQLYADLVVQTPQEMAHKVDSLLSDPDHYYQVAKNLHITIQNYTYDKIIPKFLETLNANGHSA; encoded by the coding sequence ATGCGCATTCTCTTTTGCACTAGCCAATATTATCCTTTGCAGTCAGGACGGGCGATTGTTGCCCATAATTTGAGTTTAGCTCTTGCTAGGGCTGGACATACAGTCCTGGTGTGTACTGCTAATGTTTTTGATTTGCAAACCCTCCAATGGGAAGGCCAAAAACACGCCATCACTAGTGGCAACACTGCAAGAGAGGTTGTAGAAATAGCTCCTAATCTCTTTGTCATCGGATTTCACATTTATGTAGAGGGTTACCTGATAAAAGGTGAGATTGCGGCCTATAAGGATTTTGTGGCGCATTTTGAGTGCGATCTGTTGCTTTGCTCTGGGGTCAATGAAGGGATTTATGGAATCTGTTGGACATGCGACCTGCTTTATGATTTGCTCCCTACCTTAGAGGTTAAGAAGGCTTTAAAAATCCATGAGTCACCTAATATACGACAGGGTCATTCATGGAAGAGTCGCATCAAAGAAGTTCTTAAAATTATTCTCTCAAAATTCTTTAACGAAGATAAAAAATATTTTAGATGGATTGAGGGCATGCTAAGAAATCATCTGAAAGACTTTGATTGTGTGTTTTTCTTAGATGAAAAAACACACAATTACCACACCCTTGCGCCTTTTTGTTCTAGGATAAGTATTTTACCCCATGGGGTTTTTGAGATCTATCCACCCAAGACTCTGCACACACCCTTAAAAAAAACCAATGACAATGATTTAGAAACCCTTATGCAAGGCTCCTATCTGCTCAGTGTTTCTAACTATCATCCCGCTAAAAATCATGACAAAATTTTGCAAGCCTATTATTTAAGCCAAGTGCAAATCCCCTTGGTTTTTGTAGGCTTTTGCAATTATGTACATGCCCTTGGTATGTTAAAAACGCTTAAACAAGATTTAGATGATAAATATGGTTTCAAGCCCGTATTGTTTCTCCATTCGCTAGAACGCTCACAGATACTAGCACTCTTCACCCATGCTACTTTGTTTTTGCACGCTGCTCCTCACCCATGTTATCCTATGGCGATTTTAGAGAGCATGCAGTACGGACTACCCTTTGTGTGCATGGATGTAGGCTGTGTCAAGCAACTTTACGCTGACTTGGTGGTGCAAACTCCTCAAGAAATGGCACATAAAGTGGACTCTCTATTAAGTGATCCTGATCACTACTACCAAGTAGCTAAGAACT
- a CDS encoding DUF262 domain-containing protein, which produces MSQELEGEERLEIATSKDNYPIKELRLAKDRISVFDMKRRLDDPKRWRINLQPDFQRSPRVWDTKQRSELIESILIGIPLPVIYMIESEKQNSQEPTRQVIDGLQRLTCIQDFLNERFVLSPLKILPSINKKRFSELEPFMQNRIEDYQLEVYTILPPVPDRVKLDVFDRLNRGGTQLNNQEMRNAIYCGRSTTFINSMCQSEGFEKLMGKKLSLRMKDRYLILRFVAFYLLRTERLGDLKYTNMDDFLGGVMEQINRSEEGAYEDVARDFNQAMQDILERCDDSIFRFKSKEGKAQKRPINIALFECFVYLFVRARQEHKEITIEALERLKNEFEDSGTFASGVESPSNIGFRFDQAEGILRKALHD; this is translated from the coding sequence ATGTCTCAAGAATTAGAAGGCGAAGAAAGATTAGAAATTGCAACAAGCAAAGACAATTATCCTATTAAAGAACTCAGGTTAGCTAAGGATAGGATTAGTGTTTTTGACATGAAGAGAAGACTAGATGATCCCAAGCGCTGGAGGATTAATCTCCAACCAGATTTTCAGAGAAGCCCAAGAGTTTGGGACACTAAGCAAAGATCAGAGCTCATTGAATCGATCCTCATAGGGATTCCCTTGCCCGTCATTTACATGATTGAATCAGAAAAGCAGAATTCTCAAGAGCCTACTCGCCAAGTGATTGATGGTTTGCAAAGACTGACCTGTATTCAGGATTTTCTCAATGAAAGATTCGTCCTGAGCCCTTTGAAAATCTTGCCAAGTATTAACAAGAAAAGGTTTTCAGAACTAGAACCGTTTATGCAAAATAGGATTGAGGACTACCAACTGGAGGTATATACGATCCTACCTCCTGTGCCCGATCGGGTTAAGCTTGATGTCTTTGATCGACTCAATAGAGGAGGAACACAACTAAACAATCAGGAAATGCGCAATGCGATTTATTGTGGTCGTTCTACAACCTTTATCAACTCCATGTGTCAATCAGAGGGCTTTGAGAAACTTATGGGTAAAAAACTTAGTTTGAGAATGAAGGATCGCTATCTCATCTTGCGCTTTGTGGCGTTTTATTTGCTGAGAACTGAACGTTTAGGCGATCTTAAATACACAAACATGGATGATTTCTTAGGAGGGGTTATGGAGCAGATCAATCGATCTGAGGAGGGTGCTTACGAAGATGTGGCCAGAGATTTTAATCAGGCTATGCAAGATATATTGGAGAGGTGCGACGATTCTATTTTTAGATTCAAGAGCAAGGAAGGAAAGGCTCAGAAAAGGCCGATTAATATAGCTCTTTTCGAGTGTTTTGTGTATTTATTTGTGCGTGCTCGCCAAGAACACAAGGAAATTACCATCGAAGCACTTGAACGCTTAAAGAACGAATTTGAAGATTCTGGCACGTTTGCCTCTGGCGTGGAAAGTCCAAGCAATATTGGATTTAGATTCGATCAAGCAGAAGGGATACTAAGGAAGGCTTTACATGATTAG
- a CDS encoding glycosyltransferase family 4 protein — protein sequence MKKVIFNASSIANAGNLTGIGLYTLALAQALEEYFKSRGDVELNFYAHGKLYANLKDLPSDPLPSSTGFIKTIKKALRFFLISPLYSYLSLGFRFLAELCVKRRHHNVSDTVSDLYIQPEFLGPKGIRSSKILGCIHDMPIGEMWCLPKKMRLDFEKNIFPQMSTYTEVICFSQCTKADIINALGFTESKVHVIYHGLREYRDTHHVSLPPNLGEFILVVGAKSKRKNATRLIEAFQRLPQNLQKRFKIVLTSSSFSTLTKDDEKVFKQDFIVNLGYVSDALLQTLYKNARLLWWGSLAEGFGLPMVEAMQAQCVVLASNVSCMPEILGDAGIYCDPYSVQDITRQLEVALTDEVLRKECIERGLKRAKEFDLKKSMQKHIEIVERMLEES from the coding sequence ATGAAAAAAGTGATTTTTAACGCATCTTCTATAGCCAATGCAGGGAATTTGACTGGTATTGGACTTTATACTTTAGCGTTGGCTCAAGCTTTGGAGGAATACTTTAAAAGCAGAGGTGATGTGGAACTTAATTTTTATGCACATGGAAAACTTTATGCTAATCTCAAGGATTTACCAAGCGATCCGCTTCCCAGTTCTACTGGTTTTATTAAGACCATAAAGAAAGCACTCCGGTTTTTCTTGATCAGTCCACTTTACTCTTATCTGTCTTTAGGTTTTCGTTTTTTAGCGGAGTTGTGTGTCAAAAGAAGACATCATAATGTTTCAGACACTGTGTCTGACTTATACATCCAGCCAGAGTTTCTAGGTCCAAAGGGAATAAGGTCCAGCAAGATTTTAGGTTGCATCCATGACATGCCTATTGGTGAGATGTGGTGTCTGCCCAAAAAAATGAGGTTAGATTTTGAGAAAAATATTTTCCCACAAATGTCTACCTATACAGAGGTGATTTGTTTTAGCCAATGCACTAAAGCAGATATTATCAACGCTCTTGGATTTACAGAATCTAAGGTGCATGTAATCTATCATGGTCTGAGAGAATATAGAGATACTCACCATGTGAGCTTGCCTCCTAATCTAGGAGAGTTTATTTTAGTGGTGGGAGCCAAGTCAAAGCGTAAAAATGCAACGCGATTAATCGAGGCTTTTCAGCGACTTCCTCAGAACTTACAAAAACGCTTCAAAATTGTTTTAACATCATCGTCTTTTAGCACTTTGACAAAAGATGATGAGAAAGTTTTTAAACAAGATTTTATTGTTAATCTAGGTTATGTTTCAGATGCACTTTTACAAACTCTCTACAAAAATGCCCGACTTTTGTGGTGGGGTAGTTTAGCTGAAGGCTTTGGATTGCCCATGGTGGAAGCTATGCAAGCTCAATGCGTGGTGTTGGCCAGTAATGTTTCATGTATGCCAGAAATCTTGGGTGATGCAGGGATTTATTGTGACCCATACAGTGTCCAAGACATTACCAGGCAACTAGAAGTGGCTCTAACCGATGAAGTTTTAAGAAAAGAGTGCATAGAGAGGGGTTTAAAACGCGCTAAAGAGTTTGATTTAAAAAAAAGTATGCAAAAACACATAGAGATCGTGGAACGCATGCTAGAAGAAAGCTAG
- a CDS encoding replication initiation protein yields MDTTEQLGQQIKALQTIISATADIGLREVLEREKAECLKKLVALVPALDLQSPQDPPKVAPEPTLDTTPKSETEHSNKAPTKQEQKPIDTSTPKGTSAKEVPIANPNQVVIHNDIYKVNLGKMGAREINLLFSLFNRLKDQQDTCIYFTPKEVKEMMDAPKIGDKDLLKAVKALWKNVKTANFWEIARCIEDGRKITRETNRFLFKDFTIAYDETEKLCYIEVGVNAPYYLHLLNDLSANFTTFQLKTFLSLRSKYAKNLYRLLVRFEDVKKNGMCEMISYKNDFAGFKEFMGIPTTMRTDLIDAHILKPACRELGVIFEEGYDPKNPNRNLPYETIFYVKEKKGRGGKVVGITFHFMPHPHADAQKAILKRRSQNRIQEAVIKAQKQERKEQEKQAKEQKKAQRGYYTKKEREAIGKFCGLTGSICIDSPYHVFQNAKLINVLTRLGDNPSIVGLFQLIPTHPNDRHYAQYCTEHLERFNTQGDDLFTHTFKDHEDFVNNFVKHAR; encoded by the coding sequence ATGGACACCACAGAACAGCTAGGACAGCAGATAAAAGCACTCCAGACAATCATTAGTGCTACAGCTGATATAGGTCTAAGAGAGGTACTAGAGAGAGAAAAGGCGGAATGCTTAAAGAAGCTCGTAGCCCTAGTCCCAGCTCTTGACCTACAATCACCTCAAGACCCCCCAAAAGTCGCCCCGGAGCCTACTTTGGACACCACACCAAAGAGTGAAACCGAGCACTCCAACAAAGCTCCCACCAAACAAGAACAAAAGCCTATAGACACCTCTACTCCAAAGGGCACGTCTGCTAAAGAAGTGCCCATCGCTAACCCCAACCAAGTAGTGATTCATAACGACATCTACAAGGTCAATCTAGGCAAAATGGGGGCGCGTGAGATCAATCTCCTCTTCTCTCTGTTTAACCGCCTCAAAGACCAGCAAGACACCTGTATCTACTTCACTCCTAAAGAAGTCAAGGAAATGATGGATGCGCCCAAAATTGGCGATAAAGACCTCTTAAAAGCGGTGAAAGCCCTTTGGAAAAATGTAAAAACTGCGAACTTTTGGGAGATCGCACGCTGTATTGAGGATGGAAGGAAAATTACTAGAGAAACCAACCGATTTTTATTCAAAGATTTCACCATTGCCTATGATGAAACCGAGAAACTTTGCTATATTGAAGTGGGAGTCAACGCCCCCTATTATTTGCATTTGCTCAATGACTTAAGCGCAAATTTCACCACTTTTCAGCTCAAAACCTTTTTATCCTTGCGTAGCAAATACGCCAAAAACCTTTATCGCTTATTAGTGCGCTTTGAGGATGTAAAGAAGAATGGCATGTGCGAGATGATCAGCTATAAAAATGATTTTGCGGGGTTTAAGGAGTTTATGGGCATTCCTACAACCATGCGAACAGATTTGATTGATGCTCACATACTTAAACCCGCCTGCCGTGAGCTAGGGGTAATCTTTGAGGAGGGCTACGACCCCAAAAACCCTAACCGCAATCTGCCCTATGAAACGATTTTTTATGTGAAAGAAAAAAAAGGCAGGGGAGGAAAGGTAGTAGGCATCACCTTCCACTTCATGCCCCACCCCCACGCAGATGCTCAAAAGGCTATCTTAAAACGCCGCTCTCAAAACCGCATCCAAGAGGCTGTGATCAAGGCGCAAAAACAAGAGCGCAAGGAACAAGAAAAACAAGCCAAAGAGCAGAAAAAAGCCCAACGAGGCTATTACACCAAAAAAGAACGCGAGGCCATAGGGAAATTTTGCGGACTAACAGGGTCAATCTGTATTGATAGCCCCTACCATGTGTTCCAAAACGCTAAACTCATTAATGTTTTGACCCGTCTTGGAGACAACCCCTCCATTGTAGGACTATTCCAGCTCATCCCAACGCATCCTAACGATCGCCACTACGCCCAATACTGTACAGAACACCTAGAGAGATTCAATACTCAAGGAGACGATTTATTCACCCACACCTTTAAAGACCATGAGGATTTTGTGAACAATTTCGTCAAACATGCGCGCTAG
- a CDS encoding AAA family ATPase — protein sequence MISFIQIENFKSIQKEVFELKPLTCFAGTNSVGKSSVLQTILLASYYNHNNMWLRDAIYFVMSYTRYQK from the coding sequence ATGATTAGTTTTATTCAGATTGAAAACTTTAAGAGTATCCAAAAAGAAGTCTTTGAGTTAAAACCCCTGACTTGTTTTGCGGGCACAAACTCGGTAGGCAAGTCTAGTGTGTTACAAACCATTTTACTAGCCTCCTATTACAACCACAACAATATGTGGCTTAGAGATGCCATTTACTTCGTCATGAGCTATACTAGGTATCAAAAATAA